The genomic segment GCAGACCGTGCAGATCGAGCTCTCGCACTCGGTCACGCCGATCGACATCCTCGACGACCAGCTGCCCGAAGACGTCGAGGCCGATGAGGACGACGGGCTCACCCGCGTGCGCGGCGTCGTCAGCATCAGCCCCGAGACCGCGCCGGCGGCCGGGGCGACCAGGCCGTCGGCGACGACGGCGCCGAGCGCCGGATCCCCTCCCGCGTTCGGGACCACCGTCGACGCCGAGACGGTGCTGCGCGCCGCGCCGACCCGACCGGCCTTCGACCAGGCCGACATCGACGAGACGGTCCGGCGCGGGGGGTCGGGCCCGGCGCTGCCCGACGAGACGGTCCTGCGTCCGCCGGCAGCGCCCGCCGTGCTCGCGCCGGGCCCGTTCGAGACCGCCGCCGCGCCGCCGGCGGAGACGGAGACGGACGCTGCACCCCGCCGCCCCCGCACGGCGCTGTGGATCGGGCTCGGCGCGGCGGCCCTCGTCGTCGTCGCCGTGATCATCGGGGTCTCGCTGCCCGGCATGCTCTCGGGGACCGGCCCGGCCGCGACCGAGCCGACGGCCACCTCGCGGCCGCAGGACCCCATCGCCGCGGTCGTGCCGCCGGTGGTGGGGGTCGCCGGAGCCCCGGCTGATGGGGGCGTGCGGTTCACCTGGACCAATCCCGACCCGCAGGACGGCGACTTCTACATCGTCGAGCTCGTCGACCTCGCCGACAGCACACCCGCTGTCGAGACCGTCGAGACCACCGAGATCATCGTCCCCGCGGCCGCCGCCGGGCAGACGTGCGTCGACGTGACACTCGTCCGCGCCAACGGCACGCAGCAGCAGGATCCCGAGAAGACCAGGGGGTGCGCGCCATGACCGTCGCGGAAGCCGACGCGCTCACCGTCGAGTTCGCCGGCGAGGAGTTCTCGGTCGAACCCGACACGGTCTTCACGGTGGGCCGCGAGGGCGACCTCGCCATCGACGACAACCTGTTCCTGCACCGCAACTTCCTGACCATCCAGAACGTGGACGGACTGTGGCTGCTCTCGAACGTCGGGTCGCGGCTGTCGGCCACCGTCACCGACTCGGGCGGGCGGGTGCAGGCCTGGCTCGCACCCGGCGCGCGCCTGCCGCTCGTCTTCGCCGCGACATCCGTCATCTTCAGCGCCGGCCCGACCACCTACGAGCTGACGATCCACGCGTCCGAGCCGACGTTCCGCGAGTCGCAGCCCCCGGCCGAGGACGACGGACTGAGCACGATCGGCGAGGTGCCGCTCACGCACAGCCAGCGCGTCATGATCCTCGCGCTCGCCGAGCCCGTGCTGCGGCGGGACGGCACGGGCATGAGCGAGCTGCCCACGTCGGCGCAGGCCGCCGAGAGGCTGGGATGGACGCTCACCCGGTTCAACCGCAAGCTCGACAACGTCTGCGACAAGCTCGACAAGATCGGCGTGCCCGGCATGCGCGGCGGGGTGCGCTCCTATGCCACGAACCGGCGCGTGCGCCTGGTCGAGCACGCGATCGCCGCGCGCCTGGTCACCCGCGAGGATCTGCCGCTGCTCGACATCGAGCGGGAGGCCTCGCTCGGCGGCCAGGGCACGCCTGCCGACGACGACGCCTGAACAGCCTCGACGGGCGGTCCGTCAGCGCCCGGCGTCGTAGAGGTGCCGGCCGCCGTGGCTGACCACCTTGACCACGACGCCGCGGCGGTGGAGCTCGGCGACCGTCCGGGTCTCCTCATCGATGTCGCGGCCGAGCGCGTGCACGTTGGCGACGACGAGCACGTCGCCCCGGCCGAGCGTGCCGAACAGGCGCACCAGGCGCTCCTCCCACGACTCCAGGGTCTCGGGCGCCGGGTGGCGGAAACCCTCGATCGGCACGCCGAAGCGCGTCAGCTCGTTGCGCTGCTCGACCACCGAGGGCATGTCGTCGCGGGAGATCACCAGCCCGACCAGGCGAGACCCGGCAGGCTGGGCCTGCCACCAGTTGCGGTCGCGCTGCAGCTCCGTGAAGCACTTCGGGCAGGCGGCGGCGGGGTGGGGGAGATGCAGGGGTGCGGTGTCGGCACCGGCCGAGTGCGCCGTGGCGGCAGCGTGGGTGTGCGCGGCATCCGGCGTCTTCGTCGTGTCGGTCATTCAGGGCCCCTTCGCTCGCCCCATTGTCTCACCCGGCGGCGTCACTCCTCGTCGTCGAGTCGCAGCTCCAGGCTGAGCTGGTCGGCGTCGAGCTCGGCCAGCGCGTGCCGGAGCGCCTGCGTGCTGTAGCCCCCGCCCGACGACACCGCGATCAGCCGCACCCGCATCGCCTCGATCATCGCCAGGCGCAGCTCGAGCAGGTCGCGCGTGCGGGGAGTGTCGGCCTCGTCGGGCGGCTCGACGAGACGTCCGCCGATCCGCGCCAGCAGCTCGTGATCGAACGCCGTGCCGTCGCGGCGACGGAGGTCCGGGCTCGACAGCGCGCCGACCGCCGCGTCGCGCAGCTCGTCATCGAGCGCCGCCTGCTCGGCCCTGTCGAGCCTGTCGTCGCCAGGGCGCTCCAGGTGCAGCAGCCGCACCAGCCCGGGGAGCGTGAACCCCTGCAGCATCAGGCTGCCGACGGCGACGGCGAACGCGATGAACACCAGCAGCGCCCGGTCGCCGGTCTCGTCGCGGGGAAGCGTCTGCGCGGCCGCGAGCGTGACGACGCCGCGCATGCCCGCCCAGACGATGACGGCGCCGTGCTTCCACCCGAGCGGTGAGGCCTGGTAGTAGTCGAGATCGCCGAGGGCCCGGGCGATGCGGGCGCGCATCGCCGCGACGCGGCGCCGGGTTCGGGGATTGCCGGGGTCCGGCGCCCGGCGCCGGAGCGCGGGCGTGGCCGGATCCGCCGCGGCGGCAGGTGAGGCCGGGCCGTCGGCGTCACCGGCGGGCGAGGCATCCGTCTGCCCTTTCCCGCCGGGTGGTCCGGCGTGACCGGTGGCCACTTCGTCGATGCGCGCCGACATCGCTTCGAGCCGCCGGCGCTGGCGCCCGCGGGCGCGGCGGCTCTGCAGCCAGACCAGCAGCGAGACGTACGCGGCGCGGACGGCGAGGATGATCGCGAGCGCCCCGGCGGCGATGCCGATCCCGGTGCCGATGCCGTTGTGCTCCCGGATGTTCGCGCTGACGATGTCGTAGAGCTCGAGGCCCATCACCAGGAAGACCGCGCCTTCGAGGACCAGCTCGATCGTGTGCCAGTTGTGCTCGTCGGACCGGCGCTGCTCGGGCGTGAACCAGCGCGCGGCGCCCTGTCCGGTGACGATGCCCGCGACGACGGCGGCCACGAGGCCCGAGCCGCCCAGCTCCTCGGTCGGGATGTAGGCGATGAACGGCACCACGAAGCCGATCGCCGTGGTGGCGGCGGAGTGCCGGATGAGGGCGCGCAGCCGCAGGTTCAGGTAGCCGACGACCGCGCCGACGGCGACGGCGACCACGACGCCCCACGCGAACGCCGGAAGGAAGCCGACGGTGAGCGCCCCGTCCCCCGTGGCCGTCGTGGCGACGGCGCCCGCCGCGATCATCGTGCGCAGCAGCACCAGGGCGGTCGCATCGTTGAGCAGGCTCTCACCCTCGAGCATCGTCACGACGCGGCGCGACACCCCCAGTCTCTTGACGATCGAGGTCGCCACGGCGTCGGTCGGGCTGAGGATGGCCCCGAGCGCCACCGCGATCGCCGGAGAGATGCCCGGAATCACGGCGAGGAGGAACAGGCCGAGCACGACCGAGCTGATCAGGACGAGGAGGAACGACAGCCCGGCGATCGGGCCGAAGTCCCGGCGGAACTCGAGCGCGGGAAGCGAGACGGCCGCGGAGTACAGCAGCGGTGGGAGGACGCCGACGAGGATGAACTCCGGGTCGATCTGCGGCACCTCGACGAAAGGCAGCAGGCTCACCGCGCCGCCGATGACGACGAGGATCAGCGGTCCCGCGATGCCGACCTTCGGGGCGATCGCCGTCGCCAGGGCGATGACCAGGATCGCGGCGATGACGATGACCAGCGCTTCCACGCCTCAGAGCCTATTGCCGAGGCTCCCCCGGCTTTCGAAGAGCCCACTCGGCGCGGATTCGGGGTCCAGGGTGCGAGTACCTGATGCGAAACCGGGAGAGTCGCTACAGCACCCCCAACGCACGGACGGCGTCGCGCTCGGCGACGAGCTCGTCGACGGATGCCGCGACCCGCTGTCGCGCGCGCTCGTCGAGGTCGAGCCCCTCGACCACCTCGTACCCGTCGCCGCGCGAGATCACCGGGAACGAGCACACCAGCCCCTCGGGCACGCCGTACTCGCCGTGCGAGACGACCGCCGCGGACGTCATCCCCCGGCGTGTGCCGAGCTGCTCGTCGCGCACGTGGTCGATGGCGGCATTGGCGGCGGAGGCCACCGACGACGAGCCGCGCACCTCGATGATCTCGGCTCCGCGCTTGGCGACCCGCGGGATGAAGACGTCGTCGAGCCACGCGGTCGCCGCGTCGCGGCCGCCGAGGCGCTCCGCCAGCGCCTCGAGCACCGGCATCCCGTCGGGCAGGATCGCGTGCGAGACGTCGGGGAACTGCGTCGCGGAGTGGTTGCCCCAGATCACGACGTCTGCGATCTCGCCGGCGCCGACCTGCAGCGTCTCGGCGAGCTGGCCGACGGCGCGGTTGTGGTCGAGGCGGGTCAGCGCGGTGAAGCGCTCCACGGGCACGTCAGGACCGGCGGATGCCGCCGCGATGAGCGCGTTCGTGTTCGCCGGGTTGCCCACCACGACCACGCGGACGTCGTCGTCGGCGACCGCGCCGATCGCCGCTCCCTGCGGACCGAAGATGCCGGCATTCGCGGCGAGGAGATCCGCCCGCTCCATGCCGGCCGAGCGCGGACGCGCGCCGACGAGCATCGCGATGTGCGTGCCGTCGAAGGCGGTGAGGGGATCGTCGGTGATCTCGATCTCACGCAGCAGGGGGAAGGCGCAGTCCTGCAGCTCGAGCGCCGCCCCCTCGGCGGACCGCATGCCGTGCGGGATCTCGAGCAGTCGCAGCCGCACCGGGACGTCGGGTCCGAGCATGTCGCCCGCCGCGATGCGGAACATGAGGGCGTAGCCGATCTGGCCGCCGCCCCCGGTGATGGTCACGGTCGTGGGCCGGTTCGTCATGGCACGAGCCTATGCCCGCGGCATTTTACCCGTTCGCAGAGATCCGGGGCAGGTTCCCGGGCGGACGGCGCCCCACGCGGTACCGTGACTGCCATGACGTTCAATGAGAACGCCAACGTCGGGGGGAACCGGGCGAGGCGTCGGGGAGCCGGGGCGGCGGTCGCCGGCGGCGGCATCGCCGGCATCGGGGCGATCGCGGTGCTGCTGTTCCAGCTGTTCACCGGGCAGGACCTGTCGGGCCTCGTGCCCGCGCCGCAGACGGGCTCGGGAACCGAGTCCGAGATCCAGCAGTGCGAGACCGGCGCCGACGCCAACCGCGACGACGCGTGTCGCCTCGCCGCCGGCAGTCTGGTGCTCGACGAGTACTGGGAGACGCAGGTGCAGGGCTACCGGGCGCCGGAGCTCATCATCGTCGACGGCCAGACCGGCACCCAGTGCGGCACCGCCTCGAACCAGACCGGGCCCTTCTACTGCCCGCCCGAAGAGACCGTCTACATCGACCCCACGTTCTTCGGCCTCCTGCGTGAGAGGTTCGACGCCTCCGCCGGCGACCTGGCGCAGCTCTACGTGCTCGCCCACGAGTACGGGCATCACGTGCAGCACATCACCGGCGTGATGGAGCGGTACCCGAACAACGGAACGGGCCCCGACAGCAACGGAGTGCGCATCGAGCTGCAGGCCGACTGCTTCGCGGGTGCCTGGGTGGGCGACATGACCGAGCTCGAGGACGACAACGGCGTGCCCTACCTCGAGACGCCGACCCAGCAGCAGATCGCCGACGCCATCAACGCGGCAGGGGCCGTCGGCGACGACCACATCCAGCAGGAATCGGGCGGCTTCGTGAATCCCGAGAGCTGGACGCACGGCTCCAGCGAGCAGCGGCAGCGATGGTTCGAGACGGGGTACCAGAGCGGGCCGTCCGCGTGCGACACCTTCGGCGTCGCCGGGGGCAGTCTGTGAACGAGCACCTCGACGAGATCCTCTATCCGGCCATCGAGCCGTACGACGTCGGCACCCTCATCGCCGGCGAGGGCAACCGCATCTACTACGAGCAGTGCGGCAATCCCGAGGGCAAGCCCGTCGTGTTCCTCCACGGCGGGCCGGGCGCGGGTGCCTCGCCATGGCACCGTCGGTTCTTCGACCCCGAGCGCTACCGCGTCATCCTCATCGACCAGCGCGGCTGCGGCCGCTCGACGCCGCATGCCGGCGACCCCCACGCCGACCTCCGTCACAACACGACGTGGCACCTCGTGGCCGACATCGAGCTGCTGCGCAGGAACCTCGGCATCGCCAAGTGGCAGGTCTTCGGCGGATCGTGGGGCAGCGCCCTCGCCCTGGCCTATGCCCAGGCGCACCCGCGCGCGGTCAGCGAGATCGTGCTGCGCGGCATCTTCACCCTGCGCCGCCACGAGCTGGAGTGGTTCTACGAGGGCGGGGCGGCATCCGTCGTCCCGGACCTGTGGGAGGACTTCGTCGCCCCGATCCCGATCCTCGAGCGGTCCCAGATGATGCAGGCGTACCACCGCCGCCTCACCGACCCGGATCCCGAGATCCACGTGCCCGCCGCCATCGCCTGGTCGCAGTGGGAGGCCGCGAACCTCACGCTGCTGCCCGACCCCGAGCTGATCGCGTCGATGACCGAGACGCGGGCGGCCGTCGCGTTCGCCCGCATCGAGAACCACTACTTCCTCCACGGCGGCTGGTTCGACGAGGGCCAGCTCATCGCCGGCGTCGAGCGCATCCGGCACATCCCCGCCGTCATCGTGCAGGGTCGCTACGACCTGTGCACTCCGGCGATGACCGCGTGGGACCTGCACCGGGCATGGCCGGAGGCAGAGTTCACGATGGTTCCGGATGCCGCGCACGCGGCGTCCGAGCCGGGCATCGCTGCCGCCCTGCGCGCGGCGACGGACCGGTTCGCGTCGCAGGCCCACGCGGACGCGGCCCGCGAGCCCCATGCCGAGAACACTGCCGCCGACGCCCCGGAGCATCACCCGGAGTCCTCGACGGAGCCCGGCGACGAAGCATCCGTCCCGGCGGAAGCCGACGCTGCGCACGACTCGCACGGCGAGCTGCAGCCGGGCGCCGTGTAGGGGCCCGCCGGCGGCGCCTCGGCACGGCCACCCTCTTTCCGTGCCGAAAGCCTGGTCGATCGCGCGACACGCCGCGGCGGCGGGTGCCTTCCGGGCGTGTCGCGGTGGCGGGCCGGGTTTCCGGCAGCCGCGCCGCTCGCCGGGCAACGTCCAGCCGGGCCCTGGTAGGGTGGAGAACCTTGCAGCGCTCCGATGCGCTTCTCGCGTCGTAGAACGCTTCCCTCGCCGGCATCCGGACCCCGATCCGCAGAACCGCGCTGACATCTTTCGTACGGCGACCCGCGGGCGAGATACGCCCCGGCCACCGACAGGGCACCCGCGTGCCCGGAGAAACTCCTCATGACCGAAACCTCATTCGGCGCGCTCGGCGTGCCGCAGCCCCTCGTCGACGCGCTCGCCGCGTCCGGCAAGACCACCGCGTTCCCGATCCAGGTCGACACGCTCCCCGACACGCTCGCCGGCCGCGACGTGCTCGGCCGCGGCAAGACCGGCTCGGGCAAGACCCTCGCCTTCTCGATCCCGATGGCCGCGCGCCTGGGCGGCAAGCTCGCCGGCGGCAACCGCCGCAAGGGCCGCCCGCTGGGCCTCGTGCTGGCGCCGACGCGCGAACTCGCCACGCAGATCGATGCGGCCCTCGCCCCGCTCGCCAAGGCCTACGGCCTGACCACGACCACGATCTTCGGCGGCGTGAACCAGAACCGCCAGGTCAACGCCCTGAACGCCGGCGTCGACATCGTCGTGGCCTGCCCCGGCCGCCTCGAGGACCTCATGAAGCAGGGCTTCGTGCACCTCGACGCCGTCGAGATCACCGTGATCGACGAAGCCGACCACATGGCCGACCTCGGATTCCTCCCCGGTGTCACGCGCATCCTCAACGCGACGCCCGCGGGCGGCCAGCGCCTGCTCTTCAGCGCGACCCTCGACAACGGGGTCGACAAGCTGGTGAACCGCTTCCTCCAGAACGAGGTGCTCCACTCCGTCGACGAGGCGCATTCGCCGGTCGCCGCCATGACGCACCACGTCTTCACGCTCGCCGACGCCGACGCCAAGAGGGACGTGGTCACGGCGCTCGCTTCGGGCACGGGTCGCCGCATCCTGTTCATGCGCACCAAGCACCAGGCCAAGAAGCTCGCGAAGCAGCTCACGGGCCAGGGCATCCCCGCGGTCGACCTGCACGGCAACCTGTCGCAGGCCGCCCGCGACCGCAACCTCGCGGCGTTCTCGTCGGGCGCCGTGAAGGTGCTCGTCGCGACCGACGTCGCGGCCCGCGGGGTGCACGTCGACGACGTCGAGCTCGTCATCCACGTCGACCCGCCCATGGAGCACAAGGCGTACCTGCACCGCTCCGGCCGCACCGCGCGCGCGGGAGCCGAGGGCGCTGTCGTCACCCTCGTGCTGCCCGAGCAGCGCCGCGATGTCTCGCAGCTGCTGCGCAAGGCCGCGATCTCGGTCGACTTCACCGCGGTCACCGCTGCCTCGCCGGAGGTCGTCGAGCTCGTCGGCGAGGTCGCCGCGTACGTGAAGCCGGTCCCGGTCGCCGACGTCCCGCGCGGCACCAGCCAGGGCGCGAACGCGCAGCGCAAGCGCGCCGCGCGCGAAGGACGAGAGGCGGATGCCGCCACCGGCGCCCGCTCGGCAGGCTCCGGCTCCGGCGGCGGCCGTCGCCGTCGCGGCTCGGGTCAGGGCGCGGCGGGCCAGGGTGGCTCGGGGCAGGGCGCCGCCGCGCGCTCGCAGTCGGGCGGTCAGCGTCGCGACGCCGCGTCGGCCCGCGACAAGGCCGCCCACCAGCGTCACGACCAGAGCGCCGGCCACTCGCGTTCGGCGCAGCCTGCGGGCAACCCCCGCACGCCGGGTCGCCGCGCCTCGTCGTCGGGCACCGGCAAGCTCATGGTCGGCTCGGTCGTCCGCCCCAACGGCACCAACCGCCGCGGGGGTCGCTGACCTCCGCGACCGGTCGCTGACCTCCGCGACCGGCCGGCGTGCTGCGTGCGCGTCGCGCGGGCGCTTGCGCGCGTGATGCCGAGACGAGGGCTTCGCGCCGAGGCAAGGGGTATCACCCTCGGTTTCGGCGGCAACGCCTAGTTTCGGCGGCGCCCAGGGGCGAACGCACCCGTACCGCACACGCCGGCGCGCAGCGGGTCACCGACGCCCGCGGAGCAGGTCGGCCGCGACCTCGCCGATCACGATCGCGGGGGCGTTGGTGTGGCCGCGGATGACGGTGGGCATGACGGATGCGTCGGCCACGCGCAGCCCCGACACCCCGCGCACCCGCAGTTCCGGGTCGACGACGGAGGCGGCATCCGTCCCCATGCGTGCCGTTCCGACGGGGTGGTAGAGCGTGTGGGAGTAGCGCCGGATCGACAGCTCGGCGCGCTCGGCCGGAGTCATGCGCTCGCCGTGCTCGGGCAGCACCCACCCGCCCGTGGTCACGGCCCGCAGCGCGGCGGTGTCGAGCAGGC from the Microbacterium atlanticum genome contains:
- a CDS encoding serine/threonine-protein kinase, with protein sequence MSAKRAPMAPPELPGFTYVDLLGSGGFADVYLYEQQLPKRRVAVKVLLTERMSSGSVEEFTAEANVMAMLSTHPAIVTIYQAGVAGDGRPYLVMEYCPRPNLQVRYRREAFSIAESLRVGVQVAAAVETAHRAGVLHRDIKPANILVTEYNRPALTDFGIASTTSAAAESAGLSIPWSPPESFADVPRSDPRSDVWALGATVYTLLAGRSPFELPGQRNGAAELIHRIETQPLPALGRADVPASLQRVIERAMAKNPPDRHESALAFARALQTVQIELSHSVTPIDILDDQLPEDVEADEDDGLTRVRGVVSISPETAPAAGATRPSATTAPSAGSPPAFGTTVDAETVLRAAPTRPAFDQADIDETVRRGGSGPALPDETVLRPPAAPAVLAPGPFETAAAPPAETETDAAPRRPRTALWIGLGAAALVVVAVIIGVSLPGMLSGTGPAATEPTATSRPQDPIAAVVPPVVGVAGAPADGGVRFTWTNPDPQDGDFYIVELVDLADSTPAVETVETTEIIVPAAAAGQTCVDVTLVRANGTQQQDPEKTRGCAP
- a CDS encoding recombinase family protein — its product is MTDTTKTPDAAHTHAAATAHSAGADTAPLHLPHPAAACPKCFTELQRDRNWWQAQPAGSRLVGLVISRDDMPSVVEQRNELTRFGVPIEGFRHPAPETLESWEERLVRLFGTLGRGDVLVVANVHALGRDIDEETRTVAELHRRGVVVKVVSHGGRHLYDAGR
- a CDS encoding cation:proton antiporter — its product is MEALVIVIAAILVIALATAIAPKVGIAGPLILVVIGGAVSLLPFVEVPQIDPEFILVGVLPPLLYSAAVSLPALEFRRDFGPIAGLSFLLVLISSVVLGLFLLAVIPGISPAIAVALGAILSPTDAVATSIVKRLGVSRRVVTMLEGESLLNDATALVLLRTMIAAGAVATTATGDGALTVGFLPAFAWGVVVAVAVGAVVGYLNLRLRALIRHSAATTAIGFVVPFIAYIPTEELGGSGLVAAVVAGIVTGQGAARWFTPEQRRSDEHNWHTIELVLEGAVFLVMGLELYDIVSANIREHNGIGTGIGIAAGALAIILAVRAAYVSLLVWLQSRRARGRQRRRLEAMSARIDEVATGHAGPPGGKGQTDASPAGDADGPASPAAAADPATPALRRRAPDPGNPRTRRRVAAMRARIARALGDLDYYQASPLGWKHGAVIVWAGMRGVVTLAAAQTLPRDETGDRALLVFIAFAVAVGSLMLQGFTLPGLVRLLHLERPGDDRLDRAEQAALDDELRDAAVGALSSPDLRRRDGTAFDHELLARIGGRLVEPPDEADTPRTRDLLELRLAMIEAMRVRLIAVSSGGGYSTQALRHALAELDADQLSLELRLDDEE
- a CDS encoding malate dehydrogenase, whose protein sequence is MTNRPTTVTITGGGGQIGYALMFRIAAGDMLGPDVPVRLRLLEIPHGMRSAEGAALELQDCAFPLLREIEITDDPLTAFDGTHIAMLVGARPRSAGMERADLLAANAGIFGPQGAAIGAVADDDVRVVVVGNPANTNALIAAASAGPDVPVERFTALTRLDHNRAVGQLAETLQVGAGEIADVVIWGNHSATQFPDVSHAILPDGMPVLEALAERLGGRDAATAWLDDVFIPRVAKRGAEIIEVRGSSSVASAANAAIDHVRDEQLGTRRGMTSAAVVSHGEYGVPEGLVCSFPVISRGDGYEVVEGLDLDERARQRVAASVDELVAERDAVRALGVL
- a CDS encoding neutral zinc metallopeptidase — protein: MTFNENANVGGNRARRRGAGAAVAGGGIAGIGAIAVLLFQLFTGQDLSGLVPAPQTGSGTESEIQQCETGADANRDDACRLAAGSLVLDEYWETQVQGYRAPELIIVDGQTGTQCGTASNQTGPFYCPPEETVYIDPTFFGLLRERFDASAGDLAQLYVLAHEYGHHVQHITGVMERYPNNGTGPDSNGVRIELQADCFAGAWVGDMTELEDDNGVPYLETPTQQQIADAINAAGAVGDDHIQQESGGFVNPESWTHGSSEQRQRWFETGYQSGPSACDTFGVAGGSL
- a CDS encoding DEAD/DEAH box helicase translates to MTETSFGALGVPQPLVDALAASGKTTAFPIQVDTLPDTLAGRDVLGRGKTGSGKTLAFSIPMAARLGGKLAGGNRRKGRPLGLVLAPTRELATQIDAALAPLAKAYGLTTTTIFGGVNQNRQVNALNAGVDIVVACPGRLEDLMKQGFVHLDAVEITVIDEADHMADLGFLPGVTRILNATPAGGQRLLFSATLDNGVDKLVNRFLQNEVLHSVDEAHSPVAAMTHHVFTLADADAKRDVVTALASGTGRRILFMRTKHQAKKLAKQLTGQGIPAVDLHGNLSQAARDRNLAAFSSGAVKVLVATDVAARGVHVDDVELVIHVDPPMEHKAYLHRSGRTARAGAEGAVVTLVLPEQRRDVSQLLRKAAISVDFTAVTAASPEVVELVGEVAAYVKPVPVADVPRGTSQGANAQRKRAAREGREADAATGARSAGSGSGGGRRRRGSGQGAAGQGGSGQGAAARSQSGGQRRDAASARDKAAHQRHDQSAGHSRSAQPAGNPRTPGRRASSSGTGKLMVGSVVRPNGTNRRGGR